From one Plasmodium malariae genome assembly, chromosome: 12 genomic stretch:
- the PmUG01_12081300 gene encoding 40 kDa heat shock protein, putative: protein MAIFKKWLRREKINISLFCVKIFLFSLLIWALNISNYNENDKCYDSQYKFIKTINLGIDRSLSERSEQFNSRFTSAPHKSQDYYTILGVSKDATENDIKKAYRKLAMMWHPDKHTDEKDKKDAEEKFKLVSEAYEVLSDPDKRRTYDLTGKEGLNGNFFTEENMFQGGMNFADLINNFFGSNRPFSFSSTFDEDDSPFKSFVHDMGSRRGRTRHGSSGSKVYKSETYEVALMLTLEELYNGCKKKLRVTRKRFDGVKSYDDDKLVTIDVKAGWNDGTTITFYGEGDQSGPSLKPGDLIFKVKTKEHENFVRDGNNLIYKCHIPLDKALTGFQFNIKSLDNRDINIRVDDIITPNSKRMIPGEGMPSSKHPGKKGDLILEFVVIFPKNLSSERKKVLREALANTF from the exons ATGGcaatttttaagaaatggCTTAggagagaaaaaataaatatttcccTCTTTTGtgtcaaaatatttttattttctctctTAATTTGGGCGCTAAATATCTCTAATTAT aaTGAAAATGACAAATGTTATGATAGCcagtataaatttataaaaacgaTAAATCTAGGAATTGACAGATCACTATCAGAAAGAAGCGAACAATTCAACTCACGATTTACAAGTGCACCTCATAAATCACAA GATTATTATACCATATTGGGTGTTAGTAAGGATGCTACcgaaaatgatataaaaaaagctTATAGAAAGTTAGCCATGATGTGGCATCCGGATAAACATACCGATgagaaagataaaaaagatgCGGAAGAAAAATTTAAGCTTGTTTCTGAAGCTTACGAAGTTTTATCAGATCCAGATAAAAGGAGAACATATGATCTAACGGGTAAGGAAGGTTTaaatggaaatttttttactgaAGAAAATATGTTTCAGGGAGGAATGAATTTTGCTGATCTgatcaataatttttttggttCCAATAgacctttttcattttcatcaaCTTTTGATGAAGATGATTCCCCATTTAAGTCCTTCGTACATGATATGGGGTCAAGAAGAGGTAGAACACGTCATGGAT CGTCGGGTTCTAAAGTTTACAAGTCAGAAACATATGAAGTAGCTCTTATGTTGACTTtagaagaattatataacggatgtaaaaagaaattaagaGTTACAAGAAAAAGGTTTGATGGAGTTAAAAGCTACGACGATGATAAATTAGTAACTATAGATGTAAAGGCTGGATGGAATGATGGAACAACAATTACATTTTATGGAGAAGGTGATCAATCAGGTCCTTCGTTAAAACCAGGAGATTTAATATTCAAGGTGAAAACAAAAGAGCATGAGAACTTTGTAAGAGAtggtaataatttaatttataaatgtcATATACCACTAGATAAGGCCTTAACAGGATTccaatttaatattaaatcatTAGATAACagagatataaatataagggTAGATGATATTATTACACCTAATTCAAAAAGAATGATTCCAGGGGAAGGAATGCCTTCTTCAAAACATCCAGGCAAAAAAGGAGATTTAATACTTGAATTTGTTGTTATATTCCCAAAAAACTTAAGCagtgaaagaaaaaaagtattaagaGAAGCTTTGgctaatacattttaa